The Panicum virgatum strain AP13 chromosome 6K, P.virgatum_v5, whole genome shotgun sequence nucleotide sequence tgaagtcataaatcctaagggcgaatttcatggcgatctccgtctaagcgtcgcccaagaagatccgacgacgaggaagctgatacgttattatagttgatgtgcgcaataatttgtaatatctcatgtacttttgaactcctaagtgttccatacatgacatatatatatatatatatatataatgttagtgtaatatgctgttctaataatactgtgcaatgcaaagagtacgattatgtagtcacatacgctagaaatacgcatagccatacgtataaaaacgaaaagaaaagaaacataaagaagaaaaaacatttagtgccggctagttatatcagccggcactaaccttgctgtcaggactcgggcggaggcgggcacgttagtgccggctggtattacggaccggcactaacatacgcacgttagtgccggtcagagtagccggcactaacgtctgtcacgttagtgccggccacagggaccggcactaacacgtcctgtgaccggcactaataagctgtgaccggcactaataaGCCGTTCTCCAACAGTGTATGACGTGAACAAATTTAGAGCTGGCGCACTAGCTCAATCATCGGAGACCACAGCATATTATCAGAAGATTCATCTCGATTTTGCTTAGAAGAAGTATGCAGTAGGTTAAAAGTTGGCGCCGATTCAAAAGTTCCCCCACCCAAAAATTGAAGCGCGTGGGCCTGCCGTGCCATGTGCGGCGGCGTTGTGCCCACATCCCAGCAGACCGCGTGAAGTGTGTGCTAGATTGAAAAGGCCCAAGACTAAAAACAACAGTGGCCGTGGGTACTGGAGCTGGAAAGCCTTCTGCAAGTCTGGCACAGCGGAAACGACCGTTCCTAGTTAGAGCCCAGAGGTGTGATCAGAAAATCAAACATTATTGGTTGGGTAGCTTAGAGCACGTATTATAATAGACTGTAAGAAGGCTACATTTTTATATGAAGGAGAGGAGAGAGCTAGAGAGGAGACAGGAGATGTGGATTGCAAGTTTGCAGCCAATATCGACACAAGAACTAAAAGTTTTTATAAGAGAGACATGTGGGCCTTACATTAATAATGAATGGCTAACTACTATATTAATAGACTAAGAGGTAGGCTACAAAAAATTTTACAGCCAACAACCggctatattattattattagtctTGCTCTTATGAGAGGAGTGATGGATTGCTTTGATATACAGTAATAAGTACGGTGTGGACGTGTGAGATCGAGAGCCAGTGAGCGACGACCGAGCGAGGTCTTCAGGAAGGAGAACGCGGGTGCAGTACTGGCACACACGACGTGTCTCGATCTACGGATGGAGTGGACTGGCTAGCTAGCAAACAAGTAGACCCGGGTAGTTTTAGCTGTAGCGAAgaatgtttcaaaaaaaaaactctagcgAAGAAGATCGGTGGAAAACACACAGGTGCCCTGTGATCTAGATGATCATCCTACACCACAAACACTCTGTTCGACTGgctagtggctggtgctgatttgttgtaagagaaaaatattactggctggctggtgctggtttggtgtgagagaataATACTGTTGGTGGCTGGTTgcagcagaacagagtgaaAGCTGATTGATTGCCTTGGGTTCTGTTTGGAGGAGAAGtcgagtgctaaactttagcatctattagcattcatatatctgctAAAGATTTTGAATCgtggctaaactttagcccatTATATTAGCACTCTTGTTTGGATACACAAGTGCTAAAATTTAATATTTTCACCTTGAATCAAAACAGGATCTTAGTAACCGGTTAGCTAGTCAAGGTCACAACTTGTATCCATCAGAGGATGGAATTATTGGAAGATGCCAAGAATGGAGACCAATACAAGAGCATCTGTCCATGTCAAGCCACCACGGAAAAATTTTCCATCGACGAACAGTATAGGAAGTCAGGCGCGCTAGCATATGGTGTGATGCAGTGTCATGTTTCTTTATCCCACGTAGCTATGCAGTACAAGTAATAAATTTTGTTATAATTTATTTTGCGGTGtacatatttttatatttaaaaaaattaatatataACTTTTGATTCAACTTAAACAAATATAATTTGGAACTCAAGTGATACTTATTAGCAAGTTCAAGAATCTGAATGTGCATTTTGAAAGTTTAGGAATTTGGATGACACTTGGAGCCAAATTTAAGGTCCAGCAGGCAGTGTATTTTATTAATAAGAGAAAGCAAAGTTTACAGTGGGGCCAGGGGCACCCAAACAAACTTCTTGTATGATTGACTACTACACAATTGTTTTTATATTTAGCTCACTAAACTATATATGTAAGCATAAAGCCACAAACTAGCCCGATATGCGGTCGGGAGCAATCAGGCTTTGCTCTGTTAGAAAAGTCCGAGTGGTGTCATTCTGCCCCAGAAACTGAGAGCAACCctgaactactccctccgttccaaattataagacattccaacaatcttggagagtcaaaatttttatatttgaccaaatttatataatagaataataacatttattatataaactaaataccattagattttttattagttatattttcatagtacatcaatttgatatcataaatctttatatttatcTCTATAATCTTAGTCAAACTTGAGATTGCTTTGATTCTCcaagatttttgggatgttttataatttggaacggagggagtagcactCAGTAACCACAAAGTCGACACAGGAGGTTTAATTTTGAGCTGAAATGAGGCGTGAATCGCGGACGTGAAGCCGTGAAGGAATAGTATTGGTCCAAGAGTAACAGCAGGTAACAAGGGACGATGAAGAAAGATGGACGAAGCCTTCGTCCAAAGTCAAATCAACTTGAATTTCAGACGGCACCATTTAATCAGTCCAAATAGGGGGGACACGACCAAGTCCAAGTTGAATTACCACCAGATGCGCTACGCGTCCAAGCTAGTCTTCAAACAATTCGCGGCTAGAGCGAGGTTAGGCCAACGGGAGGGCAGTGTCAATGTAGCGCGCTTTCCTCCGGGGATGGAGATGTGGGTAGAAATCATATGCCTATCGAAGGTCCTATTGGGATCCATAGATTAAACTTTAGAAGTTTAGTACATTATATTACTCCATTAGATGATCATTGATTAAAATATAGATTAAAGTTTAGTTTCACTTCAAATAAAGTTTAGTTCATTAGTTCTCAAAATCTACCTACTTTGGATTAAACCAACCTGCGAATAGCAAAAAAGCCAAACTACCCCTCACTACGAGCATATAAAAATTTCTATATTTTCATATGTATCCTACCTAAAGTTTAGTTCATAGATCCGAACAATCATTTAGTTACATTTTTTTCGATAACACAATATAACTCAGACACTCAGTTGAACTCAGAACTTGAAGCCTTGTAACCAACATGCTACAGGTCCTTTCGCAAAGTTTAGTAGTCATCTAAAGTTTAATCcggactaaagtttagttctAGATGATTCAAATGAGATATTTAACCGACCTGTCAAAGTCACAGGATGTCCAGTGCACCAAAAGTACACGAGCACCACAAATTGGTCTAACAGTCTAAGTTTAACTACGTATCTCGAGCACCAACACCGCACGTACGTGCCGTATTGCAGATTTACATTATAAGGTAACGAGGAGTTCCCTTCACACACAAACACATAcacaaaaaagaagaaaagcatGCCTAGTGCCTTCAGTTTGCGTACACGCACACATGAACAGGGTAAGAAATAGCCGAGTTGTAGCATCCATTGCTGTAGTTAGcatcctcctcctgctgctgctactgccgtTCGGCGATGCGGCACCGGCTGCAGCAGCCACCGGTGGTGGGACTGGTGGCTGCACGAGGAGCTGCGGCAACATCGACATCCCGTATCCGTTCGGCGTGGAGCCCGGCTGCTACCACGCCGCGGGCTTCGACCTCACCTGCGACCGCTCCCACCGGCCTCCCAAGTtgttcctcggcggcggcgccgtgcagGTTCTCGAGATCTCTGTTCCCAATGCCACGGTACgcatcaacagcagcagcatcatGGACTTTGGGGTCGATgatggtggcggtggccgccgcACCGTGAACACAACATGGGGGGTCAGCTTCCCGTACTACCTGTCGGAGACGACGAGCATGCTGCTCGCGGAAGGCTGCTACATCCAGGTCGACCTCCGGGGCGGAGTGCAGAACAACCTGATCGGTTCTTGCACTGCGATATGCCCATCTGATGACAAGGGATCAGCAATTGCTAGAAGTACAGCATGCACGGGCATTGGTTGCTGTCAAATAGGCATCGTTCTTGGCTACTCTCATTACAACATTCAGGTCCACTTCCTCGACAGTACATTGCCCTCCAATTCAGCTTCCATCTATATGGTTGATGGGGTTTTCAGTTACAGCCCAGGACCTCCAGAGCTATTTGACATTGAGACTACGCAAGCGGTTACGCTAGACTGGGTAATCAGTAATTCAACATGTCCGGTAGATGGACCTGCATCTGAATGTCTCAGTGCCCGCAGCTCTTGTTCATATCCCGCTACTAATGCTGGCCATGGTGGGTACATATGCGAGTGTGTTGACGGTAGCCAAGGCAACCCTTACGTCCTTGATGGATGCCAAGGTAACAGTTAATCAACTTGTTTTTTCCCCTGATCCATGGACTGCATAAATCTGCTACCAACTTTGCTTTTTTTAATCTCTACGCCTCGTCTACCACTGAAAGAATAGTGCTAGTTAAATCCTAGAATAAATCGAGTCAAGACTCGAACCCGGGTGGCAGATTCCACCACAAGAAACCTTACCGGCTACATGAATCTTCAATGATAAACTTTTTAAGGTGCGCCCGCGGGCTGCTGGCTAGTGGAGCTTGCTCTCAGTTAGGAGACTCAGGGCTCGAGCCCTGCTTCCTTCTTAGTTCGAAGCGGGAAATGCTATCTTCCTCTTGTTGTCAAGTTTTTATGATGATCAGTAAATGTTTCGTTTTCAAAACTGATGATCAGTAAATGCTAAAATATTTCGTTTTCACACatgaattcacatgtataaatTGTCTTGAGAGATACTTTTGTAATACCAAATTTTATTGAACTTTGTAAAATACTACATTATAAAAGCAACTAGTGATCAAAGGCACATGTTGAAAACCACACCAAACCCAAACCATCGTTTATCAGAGAGAGTGCCACATATTTGAGAATTTGGCCCAACTTCATGCTTGCAGTAATATATGGGGCTACTAATATAGATAAATTACCTATCTAGTTTGATTTATATGTTTTCATATACTCAAGAAAGACTGTTGCAGTTTAGACAAAAAGAATATCATGCAGTGCCACTGCTTATTAAAACGTTTGACTTTCATATCCAGCATATAAGGTGGACTCATTTGTTTACCTCGTTTCCTTGTATTCTTCTAGTCATTGAGCCGTGTGAGCACGTGGGAGGGTTCACGTGCTATGGAACCTGCCAAAATTTCAGTGGCAATTTGTACTGCCAATGTCCTAAAGGAACTTATGGAGATCCCTTCACACAGGACGGATGTAATAAAATCAAGAACTCCTTGGTAATTACAGGTGAAAAAGCCACTGCTTCAACCGATTACCTTGCCTTATATCTTTCTCGTATTTCTGTAATGATAACTTTACAAGTTCTCCAACAGTAAAAAGCTTTCATTGTAAACTTTGACAATAACTACGTGCATCTTTCATCTTTCTCAGTTCAATATGCATGCTTGCGCCAAACTCATGAAGTTGGCACATCATtaacattattattattatctttTTTAGACCTAAGCATTGAGCTAGGAGTTTACGGTGGCATATGGCTTTTGATTCTGGCACTTGGTGGTCCCTTCGTGATTCGTAAACTCAAGTCACATAAGGTGAGGAAGACAAAGGAGAAAATTTTCAAACAAAATCATGGGTTACTGTTGCAACAGTTGATATCGCGGAATGTTGATATTGGTGGAAGGATGATGATTACCTTAGAAGAGCTAGAGAAGGCCACAAATAATTTTGATAGAGCACGTGTGATTGGTGGTGGAGGGCATGGCATTGTATTTAAAGGAATTCTAGATCTGCATGTCGTGGCAATTAAGAAGTCAAAGATAATGGTACAAAAGGAAATCAGTGAATTCATAAATGAAGTTGTAGTTCTTTCTCAAGTAAACCACAGAAATGTTGTGAAGCTCTTAGGATGCTGCCTTGAGACAGAAGTCCCATTACTAGTTTATGAgttcatttcaaatggaacccTTTATCAGCATCTTCATGTTGAAGGACCCATATCACTACCATGGGATGATCGAATGAGGATAGCGATGGAAGTTGCCAGAGCACTATCCTATTTACATTCAGCTACTTCAATGCCAGTATTTCATAGAGATATTAAGTCCTCCAACATACTACTTGATGACAGTTTGGTTGCAAAAGTATCTGACTTTGGAGCTTCACGATATATCCCGATTGACAAAACAGGAATCACTACAGCGGTTCAAGGAACAATTGGTTACCTGGATCCAGAATACTATTATACTGGCCGACTAACAGATAAGAGTGATGTCTTCAGTTTTGGTGTACTTCTTGTAGAATTACTAACAAGAAAGAAACCATTTGTCTATCGGACcgatgatggggatggtctTGTTTCACATTTTGTCTCACTACTCACAGAAGGCAAACTGGTTGAACTCATAGACCCTCAAATCATCAAGGATGAAGATGGAGAAGTCTACGAAGTAGCTATACTAGCGGCAATGTGTACTAAATTGAGGAGAGAAGATCGACCTACAATGAGAGAAGCTGAGATGAGACTTGAAAACTTACTAGTTAAGAAGAACCAGATTCCATGTATTATGGCACCAAGGGGATATAATGAGCATAACACTCTGGTTCACTGCATGTCAATTGAAAAGGTTAATAAGGAAGCAAGCAGACAATACACAATGGAAGATGAAATAATTTTGTCAGCAACCTACCCCCGATGAACATATGCTGTCATGAACAATGATGAGCTTCCACATTTGCTCTAGATTGTTCTGAAAATATTTTGGTAAATGCATTTGTTACAATGCTAATTTTATGTAGTTCCCTTCATGAAAGCTCTACAGATAGTATTGATGTGCTTAAAGTTTGTTAATCGAACATCACATGttattagattgttttccagcTTGCGGTAAGCCTGGAAGGACCAAGGAGTAACAGGCAGAGTATTGTACATCTCTTTTTGAGAAAATGCAACTCAGTTGTTTTCTTCTGCCTGTTTTCACCTGCAATGATATGTGGCAGTGCAAGTGCGATGTGGTACAATTTGGACAGCAAAATGTAGGCATCGATGAACGCCTGCGACTGGTAAATGAAATGCAGCTTGGCTGGATAACGTGCAGTCTGGCCATCTTTCTCAGAATTGAAAATAAATTTGTAACGATGCTGGATGAATTCAAGCAGCAAACTAGCAAAGAATCATCCTACAACCCAAACCCAACGTTTAAATGAAGAAATTTCAAATCAAAATGAATGGAGACACCGCGGAACCTTACTGTTTGAGATGGTTGTCAAGGAATGGCTACCACCACCACATTCTTCCCTCTTGCAAAAGCTACATTGTTACAATTGAAGAAACAACACAACACCTAAGAAAAAAACATCACTAGTGCTAAGTGTTAACATCTGTAGAATTAAGAAGAAAATAAGATACGGAAAACTCATTTGGTGGAACACATGTTGGAAGTTTTTTGCATACAACCAGATTCACTATCCTCTACAATTGATTTTGCAGTAGCCATTCATGGCAGCAGCCTTCCTCAAATCATAACATGAAACTCCAAAGTGCAACTGTACAAAAGGAAGGGAGAAGCTCTATGAAGATATGCTCTTGTCTAGTTAAGGCATAGAACAATATATTATAGTTGAAGAGAAGGCAAGCCACACAACGTGTCAGTTGAAAAACGAGCAAGGCATTGtgatttttgttttcaaaatttaaacaAGTTATTTTTTCCAACGTGTGCTCCTCAGTCCATGGAACCGTATAATGAATTAGGTGTACTCATCAGGAATTGTAAGGCTTCTTGTTAGACAAGCCATTGTGCTATACATGTGGTTAGGCCCAGCCAGGCCTAGGCGTGTGCACCTCTGGCTCTGGCCGGCCAATAGACCTAGATTGATTAGAGATAGGCAAGGATCTCGCTTACACTTCTGATAAGAGGAACACCGCTTTCGCACCACACAAGTTGGTCATCGCACAAGGAAGAAACTGCCCCAACATAAACATGATGCTCCTGAAATGTTCAATCAAGATATTAGTCTATAGAGCCAAAAGGATGCTAGTCCAGTTGTTAGTCACTCTGGCGGCACccctcaggtcctgagttcgactctccgtgggagcgaatttcaggctgagggtaaaaaaatcccctcgctggtcccgtgtgccaaagcactggttgtgagacgacccaggtcggcctgaggacccttacatggcccaggcaggtagttcccaggggttacatctcccagtgtcagggcggggccagggttcggggattttctcggtcggggaagccgaggcttcttcttaagctaataccggtggggcggtctttccccacccggccgagtttttttttaaaatattagtCTATAGAATATAGATAATACCAAACCTCTGCTAAGTGCTAAGCAATCAGGATAGCCATCATAGTGCACCATATAAAAAAACTCGACACCTGGGGGGTGACCTCCCCCGAGTTTCTCATTTATCCTTAATGAGAACGTGCGCGTAGCACAGTGGTAGGGCGGTAGCTGTGCATCCTGCAGGTCGGGAGTTCGACTCCCCGTTCTCAcggagtaaaaaaaaaaggccaCTCGCTTTGCTATTAAACAGGAAATGCATGGTCCACTGACGGTTGCAGCGTGATGCACGTCTGCAGGCGCTTCCTCGCCGTCAGTGGTAGGTCCTGGATAGCCGGGGTTCGTGGATTTCTCGACCCCATCATAGTGCACCATATAAATGTGCTATGTTAATGTTACCTCATTAAGGATTTTAGCAGCCAATTGCTCACGGGTATCATTGGCTAACACATGCACAATTCTTTGGGTTAGAGTTTTCCCTGTGCCAGTATGGTCATCAACAAAGTGCACAGTAGGTCCTGAGTACCTCCAATTATAGGGATTTATGATCAAGTTAAAAGAATAAATTCTTCTATAAGTTAAATAGAATTAGTGGTTTAGCATCAATGCACAATAAAGAAACCCAGCTTAATCATACATTGTATAACAGTTACACCAATATGGCTACCACAGGCACAATTCTTTGGGTTAGAGTTCTCCCTGTGCCATTATGCTCATCAGCAAAGTGCACAGTAGATCCTGAGTACCTGCATATTATAGGGAATTATGATCAAGTTAAAAGAACAAAAAATTCTTCTAGAAGTTAAATAGATTTAGTGGTTTAGCATCAATACACAATAAACAAACCCAGCGTAATCATACATTGTATAACAGTTACACAGATATTCCCATTAAAGTGTGCAACATATAAACTGGAGGTAACTCTAAGATGTCACTTTACTTTAAAATAATAGTGTGGGCATACACGTATTTGTAATGTACCTTGCTGCAAATGCACTAACTGCTGGTTTTGAGGAAAAAAGAAGTGTTCGAGAAAAAGATGCAATAACTGCTTTATGCATCTTCAAACAATAATAGCCCTAGCCAACGAATGCTGGGAACAGTGAAGGGTCCAACGAATGCTGGGAACAGTGAAGGGTGATATTCAGGATCGATCTTTACACTTGAACCAGCTCAACAAGAACAAACTTCAAGTAACCGACAAGCAGAATACAATCTACCTTGAGCTCCCTGTAAAAATTTAGACATAAACATAAGTTCAGACTAATTGCATACATCAAGAAATAAAATATTGACACTAGACGGCCTTCTTGCAGAAGAAGACATTGGTACATTCCTAGTAgcaaaatgtaaaaataaacAGGTACAGTATACAGTGGCTTTTGGTTAGAAGTCAACAGCAAATCTTAATTGCATACACCACTGGATAACAAAAACGAGCAATCCTGTGTGTTCCTCTTAGCTAGTACTCAAACTCAGTATGGTGCACTGTGTTTGCTGCTAGCTAGTAGTACCAGCCCAACTTATTACTTGTTTGTATAGAGctctgaaaaaatttgacagtGAAGCATAACAAAAGTTCTCAGAAGTTCATAAACTGTAAATGTTGTGAAGTAACTTATCAGTCATCTTCACTGATAGCTTCAGACCATGGTATGCAAGGTAAACAAGAAGATTAGACTATTCTCAACCAGGAGTGCTTGTGTGTATAGTATGCAAACATAACTGAAACTGAAAGCATGAAGGGTCATCATTGAAACTCTGAAAGGATGAAGGGCCCAAATTATGACCCTTTTCACCTTTTTCTCAGTAAGAATTTCAGAGATGCAAAACCAACACACAACATACATGAAACATAAACCTGCAATATGGAAAACCCAGACTCAGGTCAAAACAACCAACCTCAGAGCAGTCCTCGGGcacggtctttgacttagcgaatTGCGAACACAACCACCTGCAGTCCTGCACGCCATTCCCCCTTGCAAACTCTGTGCCGCGGCATCCTGCAACATACCAGCACGTAAGAATATCCCAAATGTCCAATCCGAACCAGGCAACCTCACTGTCCTCGCAACCTAAAGAGCTAGTAGAAGATGAAGCAAGCAATCACAAGCATCAATGCATCACCACCACCTTGTTTATAGGTGACGAGCTCAATCGCATGAGCTAAGCCTCAACCGGTAATGGAAGGGGCATGGAGTCGATGTGGTGTTGCCTCAACGGTTCCAGCTCTCCCCCTTCGCCGCCGGATCTCCCCGCCGCGTCCCCTCCTCCTCCGTTGTCGAGGGCTCGGAGAGACATTTTAGGGGAGGTCACGCATCGTGTAGGGGAGGCGAGAAAGCTTTGGTCGGACTGCTCAGCCTCCTCCATGTCGGAAGCCGGCCCCGTAGATTGTGATAATCTGAGGGAGATGCTGAGGTATACACACCGCACCTGATTGTGATAATCTAGTGTAGTATCAGCATCACATTGGATGAACAAACAAGGAATTGATGGTTGATGTGAGATTAAAGATTGGTACATCTCTCCATTCAAAGAAAAAGATTGGTGCATCTCCAAATGTTCGATAGGCATGTCAAAACTTCGAACGTTCTTCTTGATGATATCTCTGACAGTAAAGTAAGATAATCTTACTCTGCATCTGAAGGCACATTCCAATCTTAAGCTGTTTATTGGGGGAAGAGCCCAGTCTGCTTCGTCCTCCTCTTTCCCTGAGGTGGACATTATTTAGCAAATTGAGTAGGCCATCTCATTTCATCCATTTCTGATTGGCGGAAAGTTCTTTTTTCCCTGAAATCCATTCGCTCATGTATTCTGGAAATGCGACTGAACCAACAGTATGACACGGATTTGTTGATGCCAATGTGAGAATTCACAATTTCTCCTCCCCAAAACTGATGGCGAGCCAACAGTACGACACAGATTAGTTggtgcagaaaaaaaaaactccaatgACCAAAAACTCCAATTTACATGTGGAGCCCAAGTCAATTCCCACATTTTCATTTGAACTCCATGCGTATGGAATGTCCTACGATGAAGGAAATAGTCATGTCATTCTGAAACTTGCAAAATAGAGGGAAATAGTCATGTCATTTTGAAACTTGCAAACTAGAAAGTAGATTGCTCTACAAG carries:
- the LOC120712768 gene encoding wall-associated receptor kinase 2-like; the encoded protein is MNRVRNSRVVASIAVVSILLLLLLLPFGDAAPAAAATGGGTGGCTRSCGNIDIPYPFGVEPGCYHAAGFDLTCDRSHRPPKLFLGGGAVQVLEISVPNATVRINSSSIMDFGVDDGGGGRRTVNTTWGVSFPYYLSETTSMLLAEGCYIQVDLRGGVQNNLIGSCTAICPSDDKGSAIARSTACTGIGCCQIGIVLGYSHYNIQVHFLDSTLPSNSASIYMVDGVFSYSPGPPELFDIETTQAVTLDWVISNSTCPVDGPASECLSARSSCSYPATNAGHGGYICECVDGSQGNPYVLDGCQVIEPCEHVGGFTCYGTCQNFSGNLYCQCPKGTYGDPFTQDGCNKIKNSLVITDLSIELGVYGGIWLLILALGGPFVIRKLKSHKVRKTKEKIFKQNHGLLLQQLISRNVDIGGRMMITLEELEKATNNFDRARVIGGGGHGIVFKGILDLHVVAIKKSKIMVQKEISEFINEVVVLSQVNHRNVVKLLGCCLETEVPLLVYEFISNGTLYQHLHVEGPISLPWDDRMRIAMEVARALSYLHSATSMPVFHRDIKSSNILLDDSLVAKVSDFGASRYIPIDKTGITTAVQGTIGYLDPEYYYTGRLTDKSDVFSFGVLLVELLTRKKPFVYRTDDGDGLVSHFVSLLTEGKLVELIDPQIIKDEDGEVYEVAILAAMCTKLRREDRPTMREAEMRLENLLVKKNQIPCIMAPRGYNEHNTLVHCMSIEKVNKEASRQYTMEDEIILSATYPR